ATTGACAGCGTGAATGGTCATCTAAAATAATAGATATGATTAGACGACTGTGTAAAATGTTTTAAATTGTTAGTACATCAAAATCAAACTCATAATTTTATCTTGAATAGTTGAATCATTGTTATTTATTGGgtaattttgatgcacaatatgttttgttgtttcttatCATACATGCACTATGTGTGCAGTGACATCATAATTCAAGGACTCACCATTGCTGCACCAACTGACTCTCCCAACACAGATGGAATAGACCctggtattttttttttttttgaattattataGGTTTCTTTCCACAATCCTTAACTATGAGAGATTTCTCTATTTTAGATTTTCTACTTACATATTTGTTTTGAATAAGAAATAGTTGAGATGTTTGcttcatattatatatatatgtgcaGTGACGGACCCAGAAAATTTTAGGAGTggggcaaaaaaaaaaaaaatatatatatatattaaataagttttgttaaatattattaattatatggagatataaaaattagaaagagttagggaatacttttatttttaaaatactattcattatatataatttataaaaaaatatttttttatttctaaaacttaaaattaaaatatttttattaaactaTAGCTAACTTATTattctaactaatttttttatacacatttaataaaaaaaaactgaatTAAGTCAATTAACTGGCATATTAACGCTTAATGAtacattaatatttataatttgaaattagaattatatataaatactagaaaaattaaatttttatataaaaagtatgtttatataaaataatagaaacataatttataattttttatttctttttacaataattaaatttgttatatattttttaatttaattttgatataatgttAGATGAAAGATTTTATACATCTGTTTAGTTatatattgtaattaaaatattttttatcattatttttaaaaataaaaaatattttaaattggtaaattaatcagtttattttaaaattttatatgcaacataggtacatataatagaacaaaagataaaaaaaataagtaataaggATGAATAgattgagaataaaataaaatatataaagtcacgaaaaaaataaaatattaaattaatacctaaactataattgtttgaattaaaaattataattaaaaatataaaaaagagaaataataaaacTGAAAGATACATAGAATTATGGAGagctatataaaaaaattggagaatttaaaatttattttttgatgaaAAGAAGATGACCACTAAATAaggaatagaaaaagaaggttgaaaatataaaaataagaaaagggtTTAAGAGAATGAAGGAGTAACGGtacaataattaaatttgattaggttaaataataatcaaaatgatagaaaaataaaaaaataaatttaaaactttaactaattgaatttattttatttgtagtggggtcatttaaaatttaaagtggaggcatattatatataactatgtttttaaaacaaaaattaataacacCGTGGGGGCAAGTGTCCCCTCATTGTTGTGCTTGGGTCCGTCCCTGTTAATATGTGTTTTCAACTATTACTACACACTAATTATATTGGTTGAAAATTCAACCACCAATTattccttctctttctctttaaCAGATTCTTGTACCAATACAAGGATTGAAGACTGCAATATTGTCTCTGGTGATGATTGTATTGCAGTTAAGAGTGGTTGGGATGAGTATGGAATAAAATTTGGAATGCCAAGCCAACACATAGTAATTAGAAGGCTTACATGTGTATCCCCTGATAGTGCTATGATTGCATTAGGCAGTGAAATGTCTGGTGGAATCCAAGATGTTAGAGCCGAAAACCTCACTGCTATCGATACTGAATCGGCCGTTAGGATCAAAACTGCAGTTGGTAGAGGAGGATATGTTAAAGACATATTTGTTAAGGGAATGAACTTGAACAACATGAAATATGTGTTTTGGATAACAGGTTCTTATGGATCACACGCTGACAATGATTTTGATCCAAAAGCACTTCCTGATATTAGTGGCATAAACTATAGAGATGTCATAGCAGATTACTGCAATTATACAGCAAAACTTGAAGGGATTCCTAATGATCCTTTTACAGGAATCTGTATATCTAATGTGAGTACCACAAATAGTGACATGAAGAAATTGCAATGGAATTGCACTGATGTtgaaggtgtttcaagcaatgttaGTCCTGTCCCTTGTGAATTGCTATCACAGAAGGAAGAGAAGAAATTTGATTGTCCTTTTCCAGATGAAAAACTTCCCATTGAAAGTGTGATGTTGAAGACTTGTTCCTTTAAAAGTGTCTAATTCTTATAGTAATATGATTATGAATGTAGTTACATTTTGAATCCAATATCCATTATAGTAAAAACAGTATTGTGATCTATGTATTTAGGAGATTTTAGTGAAATGAAGTTGTATTACTATTACAATTTACAAATATATAGTGActattttacaaaaatttatttgCTATTCAGCTTTATTCTGCTTTATGCTGTTTGACAACAAGGTTCAATTTGTCTTTAAGCCTGTTTAAACTATGTTTTCCAACAAATATAATGCATAAGGAGCAagagattttatttttctgcaatCTAGCCTCACACACCTTCAAATGATGATTATGTCCCTTCACTTTGAACTAAGATTAGAAAGAAAATATTATTCCCATCTTAGTCAAATAAAGATCTAAGCTCAAAATACATCATTATCATGGACTTAAACTGAAGTAAATTGAGAATCATTTGAAAACATTGAAAAAATACAGTGATTTTCATGCCATTTTCTACTAGTGGTTGCTGCTGCTTAGCCTTCTATTTCTCACTTGAATAAGTATCCTCAAATCTTGTGGCTTTATGGAGTGAAATTTTGCTCAAAAGAATCCATGGCAATGTGGTGTTCCTTCTGTCAAGGAGGAAGAGGGAGTCAAAAACAGGACAAAAGTTTGTAAATTTCTAAAATGGTAAAGACCGAAAAGTGGTTGTTCTTACATAGAAAAGAAGTTGGTTGGACTCAAGCATTTGAACAACATCTTCCATTTTGAGTTTTGGATTCATGTCAAGATCTACACACCATAGAGCAAGCAAAATAATTCGCTTTAGAACTATGGAAGAAGGCTTTTTGGGCAATTTCGGATCAACCAAGTCCGAAATCTTGCCACTGGAAATCATTGACTTGAACCAGTCCACTATATAGGCCTGCAATTTTGATGTAGTCATGATAACAAGTTCATTATCTCAACCATTCTAAGTAGTTATCAAAACCAATAACTCATGAATCCAATATTGTTTACCTGTGGTTGACTGTGATGTGATGGAAATGGAATCCTTCCTGATATAATCTCCATTATAAGTATTCCGAAATCATAAATGTCATTACTCTCAGTGAAGTTACTAGTGGACCACATTAATataagaaaaatcaattttaaaataattagcaGTTAATGGGAAATTGAATACAATTTCAAATTAATTCATGAAGATTTAATAATCTGACCCCCAATGTTTACCTCATAGAGTGACTAGAATTAGAACTTTGAAGCTTAAAAAGACCAAAATCAGAGATCTTAGGATTCCATTGTTGGTCAAGTAATATATTCCTAGATTTTATGCTGCCATGGATAATCTTTGGTTCAACTTCCTCATGAAGGTATGCAATTCTGCAGAAGTAAATTCTTCATATCATACACATTATTGTAAACATAAATTTCTTTAACAAAGTTGTTACATAACATGATTTCGGGGTCGGATTCGCACCCATGTGCAACAGCTTGTAGAATGTGCAATCTGATAGACCATGTTAGAGGGCTCAGTGATCCTTGAAATTCATGAAGCCATTTATGCAGATTTCCATTATCTATATATTCAGATACTAACAGCCTGATACAGAAAGCCTAGCCTGTTAATTAGTTAGTATATGAAATATGAATACTATATAGTATATACTATAAGATAATATAAATAGACCTCTTTGGTTTAATCATTAAAACCTGCAAGTTCTATTAGTAGAATATCCTATCAATTTCACAAGCCTCTTGTGCTTGCCATTTGCAGTTAACTCCACTTGTGAAGCAAAAGAATCCTCAGGTTGGCAACTAAAACATGtaaacaaatcaaataataaaacaatCACACCATTATTAAGGAATGCAGAGAATAACATATAATCTTCACTAGCAAGGTTTATGTAATAT
The genomic region above belongs to Arachis stenosperma cultivar V10309 chromosome 5, arast.V10309.gnm1.PFL2, whole genome shotgun sequence and contains:
- the LOC130979853 gene encoding probable serine/threonine-protein kinase At1g01540 isoform X2 translates to MSNFTESNDIYDFGILIMEIISGRIPFPSHHSQPQAYIVDWFKSMISSGKISDLVDPKLPKKPSSIVLKRIILLALWCVDLDMNPKLKMEDVVQMLESNQLLFYKEHHIAMDSFEQNFTP
- the LOC130982912 gene encoding probable polygalacturonase; this translates as MAIINMYAKCTNSYVVGFICTILLLRSVAECREVNGVLENLEYPAISCRKHSASLIDFGGVGDGKTSNTKAFQYAIGNLSHYGSDGGALLVVPPGKWLTGSFNLTSHFTLFLHRDTIIVASQDESEWPELSVLPSYGRGRDAPDGRFSSLIFGTNLTDVVVTGYNGTIDGQGSYWWDKYHKGELKLTRPYMIEIMFSDHIQISNLTLINSPSWFVHPIYSSDIIIQGLTIAAPTDSPNTDGIDPDSCTNTRIEDCNIVSGDDCIAVKSGWDEYGIKFGMPSQHIVIRRLTCVSPDSAMIALGSEMSGGIQDVRAENLTAIDTESAVRIKTAVGRGGYVKDIFVKGMNLNNMKYVFWITGSYGSHADNDFDPKALPDISGINYRDVIADYCNYTAKLEGIPNDPFTGICISNVSTTNSDMKKLQWNCTDVEGVSSNVSPVPCELLSQKEEKKFDCPFPDEKLPIESVMLKTCSFKSV
- the LOC130979853 gene encoding probable serine/threonine-protein kinase At1g01540 isoform X1, which encodes MWSTSNFTESNDIYDFGILIMEIISGRIPFPSHHSQPQAYIVDWFKSMISSGKISDLVDPKLPKKPSSIVLKRIILLALWCVDLDMNPKLKMEDVVQMLESNQLLFYKEHHIAMDSFEQNFTP